One region of Glycine max cultivar Williams 82 chromosome 9, Glycine_max_v4.0, whole genome shotgun sequence genomic DNA includes:
- the LOC121172839 gene encoding uncharacterized protein: MRITKDVEEELREDDDDVDKYGSKKGGQDRLGRNDWAGSAFRSRSRSNPKETNRSSWANPTQKIGSSGSNTLSTMSLASTRKKGANDSQSGKWKGVRSIHNDEMAERRAKGLCFKCGGKYHPTLHKCPERSLRVLILGEGETLNDEGEILSMEAMQIGGEKLAPDEEEEVECQSMGVLGSMSGNRTMKIEGKIENVDVLVLIDSGASHNFISPQVTNALGLEITPELARSIKLGDGHRVNSQGVCKGIVMKMGSMKVVIDALVLDLGGLDMVLGVSWLSTLGKVIMDWKVLSMQFMYEGQMVKVLGQVFKDQIQLPPERFQVNHIKLFPNQGTINVRPYRYPHHQKEEIEKQVTELLQVGVIRPSMSVFSSPVILVKKKDKSWRMCVDYRALNKATVPDKYLIPIVDELLVELYGSNVFSKIDLKSGYHQIRVHEDDIPKTAFRTHNGLYEYLVMPFGLMNAPATFQIDYLGHIISGEGVAVDPAKVRCILDWPEPKNVKGVRGFLGLTGYYRKFIKDYGKVAKPLTELTKKDNFAWGTEANAAFQLMKIIMTSPPVLVLPNFSLPFEVECDAAGRGIGAVLMQQRKPVAFSSKALSQGNLAKSVYQKELMALFEVKYKPGMENKAADALSRCYDDADLGTLISYPQWTDSKKF, translated from the exons ATGCGTATCACAAAAGACGTAGAGGAAGAGTTgagagaagatgatgatgatgtcgacAAATATGGTAGCAAAAAAGGAGGGCAGGATCGATTGGGCCGTAATGATTGGGCCGGGTCAGCCTTTCGAAGCAGGAGCAGGTCAAACCCAAAAGAGACAAATCGTTCCAGTTGGGCAAACCCGACTCAGAAAATAGGATCCAGTGGATCTAACACGCTCTCCACGATGTCGTTAGCTTCAACCAGgaaaaagggtgcaaatgatTCACAATCTGGAAAATGGAAAGGGGTTCGCAGCATTCACAACGACGAGATGGCTGAGAGAAGGGCGAAAGGGTTGTGTTTCAAGTGTGGAGGCAAGTATCACCCTACTCTCCATAAGTGTCCTGAGAGATCCTTACGAGTGTTGATTCTGGGTGAAGGAGAAACTCTTAACGATGAAGGTGAAATCTTATCTATGGAGGCAATGCAAATTGGTGGTGAGAAATTAGCACCTGATGAGGAAGAGGAGGTAGAATGTCAATCCATGGGTGTGTTGGGAAGTATGAGTGGAAATCGTACCATGAAAATTGagggaaaaattgaaaatgtggATGTGTTAGTGTTGATTGATAGTGGTGCGAGCCACAATTTCATCTCCCCTCAAGTAACAAACGCGTTAGGGTTAGAAATCACTCCTGAACTTGCCAGGAGCATCAAACTTGGAGATGGACATAGGGTGAATTCTCAAGGGGTGTGTAAAGGAATTGTAATGAAGATGGGTTCTATGAAGGTAGTCATTGATGCATTGGTACTGGATCTGGGAGGTTTGGATATGGTGTTGGGAGTCTCATGGCTGAGCACACTGGGAAAGGTAATAATGGATTGGAAGGTGTTGTCTATGCAGTTCATGTATGAGGGGCAGATGGTAAAGGTGTTGGGTCAAG TTTTTAAAGATCAAATTCAGCTGCCTCCAGAGAGGTTTCAAGTGAATCATATCAAATTATTTCCAAATCAGGGGACAATCAATGTTAGACCTTACCGGTATCCTCACCATCAGAAAGAGGAGATTGAGAAACAGGTGACTGAACTGTTGCAGGTAGGAGTGATCAGACCCAGTATGAGTGTTTTTTCTAGTCCGGTGATTTtggtaaaaaagaaagataaaagttGGAGAATGTGCGTGGATTACAGAGCTCTTAACAAAGCTACAGTTCCAGATAAGTACCTTATTCCCATCGTAGACGAATTATTGGTGGAATTATACGGCTCGAATGTTTTTTCGAAGATTGACCTTAAGTCCGGTTATCATCAAATTAGGGTGCATGAAGATGATATTCCCAAAACAGCTTTTAGAACTCACAATGGCCTCTATGAGTATCTAGTGATGCCATTTGGGTTAATGAATGCTCCAGCCACTTTCCAA ATTGATTACTTGGGGCACATCATCTCAGGTGAAGGGGTAGCAGTTGATCCTGCTAAAGTACGGTGCATTTTGGATTGGCCAGAACCAAAGAATGTTAAAGGAGTTCGTGGGTTTTTGGGACTTACTGGGTACTACAGAAAATTTATTAAGGATTATGGCAAAGTAGCCAAGCCTTTGACGGAGCTGACCAAGAAGGACAACTTTGCATGGGGAACAGAGGCAAATGCAGCTTTTCAATTGATGAAGATTATCATGACTTCACCCCCTGTTTTGGTATTACCTAATTTTTCTTTACCCTTTGAAGTGGAATGTGACGCAGCTGGTAGAGGTATTGGAGCAGTGTTAATGCAGCAGAGGAAACCTGTAGCATTTTCTAGCAAAGCATTATCTCAAGGCAATTTAGCGAAGTCGGTGTATCAAAAAGAGCTTATGGCTTTG TTTGAGGTGAAATACAAACCAGGGATGGAGAACAAAGCTGCTGATGCTCTATCCAGATGTTATGACGATGCTGATTTGGGTACTTTGATTTCATACCCTCAATGGACTGATAGCAAGAAATTTTAG